Genomic window (Primulina eburnea isolate SZY01 chromosome 8, ASM2296580v1, whole genome shotgun sequence):
TCTAATGGTTAAAGACTTTAGAGATTTACACATATGGTCCATGTTTAATTCTTTTTATACGCTGTTTTTTGACATTGTtctgcattttttttttttgaaaacctaAATAACGGGCTTTTACAAAGTCCCAACTTAAAACCTTTATAGTTGGTTAATACAAACACAATCAAGAAAGCCATTTGAAATAATAACCTTTTGCAAAACATCTGCTATATTGTCGACTGACGAGTGAAATATTGTGGGACGCGAGTTCGGAGACACATCAGAAGGAAAGACAAGGATTCTTGGAATTTTTTCTACGTTCATGAATTGATCGAGGTAGACCGGGCCCCCCAAACATATCATTCTGGATCCGCCCCTGGACAAAGAGTTGTTGAGTtgtcaaaatcaaccaagaagcatattggaaagtgtgtcaagtggataagataatttctctgattcatataccgtctatggtcatgattttttattttttatggcttagtttgtttcatttgataaatgttattaaccatgttttaattcatttaaatattatcaaaatttcgtacatatattttcagcagtttaggtttttacgtgcaacgcacgtgcatttttctagtatatatatatatatatatatatatatatatatatatatatatatatatatatatatatatatataataagaattAACTTCCCACTCAATCGTATGATTTGGGCTTCATGGATCCAGtcgatttttttaataaaaaaaatcgaaaacattttattttaacaagttttttagaattttttctcaaaaatataatttttcatgaaaaattaaaaatagaggaatcaaaaaaataaatacaagaTAAAAAAGAAACGGTGGGTTGAAAAAAGAAAGAATAGTAAATTTGgtgtataattatatttttgagatatttcataatattttgtgattgtgtGGATCTAATGTCTTGTAATTCTCTATAAACTAGAATTCTCCACATACAAAGCTCTTATCAAGATAACACATTCATACACAACTATTTATgcaattcaattcatatatattattttatatgtaaatacacaatttattgtaaaaaatatcaaaaattatatattcgtGTCAATATAATGTAagtagttatatatatatatatatagaaacacacacacatacacacacacacaaatatgcGTGTTTTATAATAGTTTTTGGATTTGATCTTAAATGTTAAACCTACCTAAAAAacctattttatatttataatttataaaattgatattctttggaaaatgtaaaaaaattgaatatttaatattatctTTCATTGGTtctaataaatttaataataaaaaaattagttaaAGAATTTATCTAGGGATGGCAATTTCCCCCGCGGGTTTGAGGCCCCGCGGGGAAAACCCGAAACGGGGATGgggatccccgattttttcgggtttgggttcgggttcggggatttttttaaatctccGATGTAGTTCGGGGCGAGTATGGGATTACTATCCCCATCCccgaaatccccgaacccgccccgaaaatatattatcaataataaaataatagtattattagtattaataatataatttttaaaatattaataatattattattgttgatattgatattaatattaatattaaaattatatcaaataataatatataataataagttttggtttgagaaaatatCCGAATCCGTCATCGTCTTgccatattattatttttgaaatgggGATGGGGACGAGGATGGTAAGTTgatccccgaagtttcgggtttggggattccccgaacccgaaaaaacgGGGATGGGGGCGGGGATGGCattcggggatggggatgggaatggcaaacccgcccccgccccggcccattgccatccctaaATTTATCAAAATTTGTGTATTGGAGATTTAAGAAAATATATGGGAgaagtaaaataataaaataaggtgtttattaaaaaatatacagATCACGTTAGTTTTTTAAAAACAGCTTATAAGCTATCAAACATCTTATTTTGACTATTTATAAGTTTTTGCCACAAATTTGAAGAGCTTATAATTTGTGCATTTTATAATGACAAacacttgtatgagacggtctcacgggtcgaatttgtgagacggatctcttatttgggtcatccatgaaaaaatataattttttacgctgagagtattattttttattgtgaatatgtgtagGATTGATCCGTCTTACAGATTACTatccgtaagacggtctcacatgagactcacccTCTTATAATTATCCATTAAAATCTTTATACAATGGTATTTATCTGAAGAATAACGCCTTCCACCCGCAGAGGAAATGATGTTGCTCATAATCACCATTGCATTATTATGTTGAGGTTAATGAAATTGCAAATTGTTTAGATATAAAGTAATATATTTGCAAATTTTACGCGTACTTCATTTTTTGAAACTGTTATAAAATGGAtggaaaattaatatatatgaaTAGTGACTGAATTTTACGTATGCTTAATTTTTATGAAgtactttttttatttattaatatcaaTCTATATTTTGCGCACACTTCTCACGATATTTTtcattataaaattaattaattaaataattagttaataaaatgaaaaatcaaaatCTTAATTTCATGTGTACTTTTGTTTATGCTTAATACCTTGAATATTCATTTACTtctagagtaggtctcttgtgagacgggtcaactctacccatattcacaataaaaaataatacttgtagcataaaatgtaatattttttcatgaatgacccaaatagatattcATCTCACGAAATACGACACATGCAGTTTTTGTATTACTTCTAAATGTTTCCGGCCAACAAAATTGAGGATTTTAATGTTGTTgataaattatttgatttttccTTCTAAATTTATAGGAGGATATTTCAAGTTCAAAGATTCtgtttgattttaaaatttgatgtgatcttatttttttatatagataTTTTCTAGGATAAAAAAATAtcgattttaaatatattatcttGGTTATAAAACAAAACAATTAAATTAACATATTTTCTACAATATTTTGACTTCAATATACCCATTTTCAAAAGACAAAAGATCTGCAACAAATAGTTTCCTAAAGTATATATTGCATTTGGATTGATATATTTCAAGTCCATTGAATTCAAATATATGCATATCTTTTTCTATAATTTTAGATAAGCGATATTATAGACTTTAAATTTacatgttacatgtttaaataatgtttCATGTTAATTATGATAGATTTTAAGAGATATTTGAAAGTCATTCTGATTTGTGTTACAAATGTATAAATAAGTTATGTAAGATTTCATCTATTATTTCGTTGTtaacattaaaattataatcgaAATCAAATCTCTCAGCCAAAATTAAACTTAAAGATCGAGGGTTGTTGGAAagttcataaaaatatttagaGTTGGATTTACCTAATAAAAAACACTAGCCCAGGGAATTACAGCTAAGCCCATAAGGAAGGAGCTAGCCTGGGTCGAATTACAGCTAAGCCCAGAAGGGAGGAGCTAGACTGGGTCGAATCACATTCTATCGCCTGAAATAATCCGCCCTTGTTCGTAAATAAAACATACGCTAAATAATACATAAagacattaaaaataatttattacatcaataaaaaaaaaaaagacaacgagtatttgaaattatatataattgAGCCCCTTCACGGCATGGAAGGTTCGGTCATAGGGTCGGGTCAAGATGGTGTTTGATATTTGGTCTAgaataaatgaatttatttattcattgtttTTAGTTATTGATCGATATTCATTTATCATTAAACATGAATAATCGGGCCGATTATATAGATTTTGTTTTTTGATATCAGCCCAAAAAGCTAGTAATTAAAATTTAACTTCACGTTATCAATCAACACATAATTAAATAGGAGTGAGTCTAatataagaccgtctcacggataataatttgtgagacaggtcaatcctatctgtattcacaacaaaaagtaatatacttaacataaaaagtaatattttttcatgggtgacccaaataagagatccgtatcacaaatacgacccgtgaggccgtctcacacaagtttttgtcattaaaTAGATTAAAAAGAATATTTCATTTCAATGTATGGATTTACCGTTTACGTGAAAATTGAAAGTTCAGATACTAAtatgtttatatttaattaaattcaaatagaAATATTGAAaggttaaataaaatatatttaataaatctaacaaatatattgataaataatctACAGACGGTAATCAGTCAATAATTTGaatagttttatttaaaaaatctcATTCACTCACTTAAATTGATTTGTCTATATTGAATTTGAGTGATCCTCATGTGAGATCTcttacggatcttaatctgtgagactggTCAACCCGACGGATATTccacgataaaaagtaataatcttagcataaaaaataatattttttcatgaataacccaaataagagatccgtctcataaatatgatctgtgagaccgtctcacacaagtttttgacttTGAATTTAATAGTAAAACCTAATAAGAATTATCAATATATGATGACTCTAAATTCGATTTATTACAATTTGACATTGTGTACTATCTACACCCATCTGATCAATCGTCTTTCAGAGCAAAAAGTCCAAGTCTAGAATTTATTTTTCTCCATTGAGGCTTACTGCTTCTCATGTTAATTAATATTGCAGGAAAATAAATTTCAGAAGTtttgaaaaatcaaaatataagGTCTTTTACGTTAATAGTATGATATATTTGACGAATAGCCATAAATATTAGGCAAATAAAATTCCGATGGCTGAATTTCTTTAATTCAACAAAATGTTTATCGGGTGGATTTAtgcaaatatttttttgaaagttgaaacatatatttttataacaATTTAAATAGGCAGCTAGTGTTGCCTACGCTGTCTTTATTTTCACCTCTAACAactgatttattttaatttaagaagaCCATTTATCATCCAACGACTCCCAATATTTATTTACTTAACCcatcattatttatttattttccaaaTTAAAAATTCTCTAAAGTTATGacttttgcatttaaaaacaataatataaTCTACAAACAAATTGTTGGAAATTGCCCGGATACATATCTTGGACCTCAACTTCAGATAACGCCAGCTTGGTTCGTTCGATCTTAGGTGGAGGCAGTGCTCACACCCCATATGAATGGTTAAGATTCCACTTAAtgggaaataaaaaaaaaaattgggccaaaaaaaattctggcccttgAATGTACCCGTACTGCACGCAGAGGTAAGATGGAATAACCTCGCCAGCTTGCTGATGTAAATGGCAGCCGTTAGTTTTGAAACTTGTATAGTCAATTATTTTCTCTTCTAGTTTTTTCAATAAAGTCAACtgtatttgaaaattcaaaagtaGAGTTCTctcaatcatttttttaaaaaataaaataaaataaaacaatatttatattaatttgtTTTCCCACCTACAAAAAACTGTTCATCAGGTTGTGGTATGAATCTTTTTTTGCTCTTAAATAAATAGCCTTGTCGGAATTTTCAATCACACTTCCATAAGTAAAAATAGGAGAGTataattcaaattattttttttaggaaaaaCATTAGGATACGAGTAGTTTTAATTTGTAACAATGAAATATGTCTTGTATATTGTGAGCTTATTTTTTCtcgaatgattttttttaatgctAGTTTTCACTTTAGAAATACggtaaaaacttgtatgagacggtctaacgggtcgtattttgtgagacaaatctcttatttgggttatccattaaaaaatattattttttatgctaagagtatcactttttattgtgaatatcagtagggttgacccgtctcacagataaagttctgtgataccgtctcacaagagacctactctaaaaaTACATACACCAAAACTGCAATTATGAAAATAGAATAAAGAACATTTAGCCTTGTGAGTAATATCATCAATTTTTATTTCCCATATGTTTACGAATTTTGATGAGTTGTTATAGAAAAAGAAATTTTGAATAATAAATTGTGACATAACTTTGTTCTAAAgatatgaaaatttaaatagATCGTTTATATtgcaaacaataaaaataaaattacattttaaaaagtaaaACGTAAATAACATTTACCATGAAAATATACATGGAGAGAACAAACGATCCAAGAGCTCAAGTCCCTATCAATCCCTCGCCTTAAAAATTCAAGTTGTACCTAGCTGAACATTAATAAACCTaagaattatatattattatttttattaatattattttcttcTAGATTTCTTGTACCCTTGCCACTGATTTTGTTTTAATAGCAAGAAatacttgttttattaaataatcaaTATATCTGAAACAAAAAGTATACAAAgtcaatatattttttaaaatatctctAATTTTCAACCCTTCATAAGTGGGGACGGGTGGATTTGGCTTAAAGACGTGATTTGCTGTCCGCATCTTCCGATTTCTTTTGGTTTTGGTCAGTGGGAAGGCATGTAGTCCGCCATGTTTGATAGTGTTCATACTGTTAAAATATAAAGAAATATAAAGAATTTATTACCATCTTTGACTTATTACCTTATCCCTTCCACACATTCTTGATTCTGTCACCAATTGTCTGCAAATATTTCCCCCTCCGGCTCTGATCTACCACCTTAAAGAAACGATATGGGGAGAATTTAGCATATTACCTTCAAGAAAATAGATATGAAAACATCCCAGAAATCTTTCATTTTCTTGCTTCATATTCTTCTTTTTACCTTGCTTCCATTAAAGACTGAATCTTCTGCAAGAACAGAAGCAGAAGCATTGGTGAcatggaggaggagcttgtcaCCAGTTTCTTCTCTCAATTCATGGTCACTAAACAACATAAGAAATCTCTGTAAATGGACGGGGATTAGCTGCAACGCCGGTGGCTCGGTTTCTGGCATAAATTTGTCACGTGCAAATCTCTCAGGAAGGATTAATGAACTTGATTTTGGCTCATTTCCAAGTCTCGCTAATTTCAGTGTCAATGGAAATAATTTCAACGGTTCGATACCATCTAGTATTGGGAATCTATCAAAGATCACTTTCTTGGACCTCAGCAACAATTTATTCGATGGCATCATTCCACCAGAGGTCGGGAATTTGAAAGAGATTCAGTACATTAGTTTGTATAACAACAATCTGAATGGGAAGGTTCCTTATCAAATTGGCAATCTTCAAAAGGTGAGATACTTGGATTTTGGTTCAAATTACTTGGAGTCTACCGACTGGTCTAGGATCCGGGGATTCCCTTTCTTGACTCACCTGAGCTTTTATTACAACTCACTCACCTTGGAATTTCCAGGTTTTATTTCCAGTTGTCCCAACCTCACTTTTCTTGACTTGTCAGTAAACAATTTTACCGGCCAAATCCCTGAATCGGTATTCAAGAATCTGCTCCAGCTTGAATATCTGAATCTCAGTACCAATTCATTTCAAGGGCTTTTGTCAGCAAATCTAACCAATCTTTCAAAGTTGAAAGATATTCGGTTAGCAAATAACATGTTCTCTGGCTCAATACCTGATACCATTGACTTGATATATGGTCTCCAAACTCTTGAGCTGTTTAACAATTCGTTTAAAGGAAGTATTCCATCTTCTTTGGGAAAACTGAGGGATCTTAAGCAACTGGATCTCCGAATGAATGGCTTGAATTCCACGATTCCGTCTGAGCTTGGTCAGTGTGCTAACCTTACTTACCTGGCTTTCGCCGTTAATTCACTTACTGGACCTTTGCCTTCATCCTTTTCAAATTTGACCAAATTAATTCAGTTGGGATTGTCCGATAATAATCTATCTGGAGATATATTGCATCAATTCATCAGCCATTGGACTGAATTAACATCGTTGCAGCTTCAAAATAACCATTTCACCGGGGAAGTTCCACCTGAGATAGACTTACTGACGAATCTCAATTACCTTTTTCTGTACAATAACACATTTGCAGGGTCCATTCCACAAGAGATTGGAAACCTACAAAACTTAATGGTCCTCGACCTTTCAGGAAACAATTTTTCGGGCGCAATTCCTATAACAATCACGAAGCTCACGAATCTTTCAATCCTAAACCTTTTTTTCAACAATTTTACTGGAACCATTCCACCTGCGATTGGAGATCTAAAATTACTTCAAATTCTCGACCTCAATACAAACCAATTGAGTGGACAGTTGCCAGAGTCCATCTCTAACCTGAGTAGTTTGGAGGGTCTCTCCGTGTTTGACAATCAATTTTCAGGAATCATTCCACAGGACCTGGGAAAAAGAAGTCTTGGATTGGCCAATGTTAGCTTTTCTAGTAACTTCTTCTCTGGGGAACTGCCACCTGGTCTATGCAGTGGCTTTGCGTTAAATCAATTCACAGCGaacaacaacaatttttcaGGTCCATTGCCAGAGTGTTTGAAGAATTGTTCCAGCCTTCAGAGAGTGAGGCTCCATGACAACCGATTTTCAGGAGACATCTCAGAGGCATTTGGAATTCATCCAGATCTTAGATTCATCTCTCTTGGCAGAAACCAATTTACCGGCCAACTGGCACCAAAATGGGGAGAATATGAACAGCTTACCAATATCCAGATGGATCACAATAAAATTTCTGGACTTATTCCAGCCGAGTTAGGAAATTTGACACAGTTAGGTCTCCTTGACTTGGGTTCAAATGAATTGACAGGCAAACTTCCTGCTGAATTGGGAAGTTTAGGCCAACTGTTCAGTCTCAATCTAAGAAACAATCAGTTGAATGGACCAATTCCTCGAACTATTGGCCGCTTGACACGGCTCCAGTTTCTCGATTTGTCTGAAAATACATTATCAGGAAACATTCCAGAAGAGCTTGGGAATTGTGAAAACTTGATAAGCTTGAATTTAAGCAATAACTTTTTATCAGGGAACATCCCATCTGAACTTGGAAACTTGGTGATGTTACAGTTATTTTTGGATCTTAGCAACAATTCGTTGTCTGGGATGATTCCATCAAATTTGGGAAAGCTAACCTCTTTGGAGACTCTCAACCTGTCACGTAACAACCTTTCAGGAAGAATTCCTTCATCATTAACTGGAATGTTTAGTCTGAGGAATGTCAATTTCTCCTATAATAAGCTATCTGGTCCGATCCCCTCGGGTGGGATATTCACAAAAGTACCTGCCACAACTTATATTGAAAACCTTGGCCTGTGTGGACCTGCAGAAGGATTATCACCTTGTGATATCATTTCTTCAACTCCCAAGTCACAAAATAAGAGGAGAAAGATTCTGATTGTTTCGATTGTTCCAGTTGCCAGCATCATAATTTTGGCAACCATTATTGTTGGATGTCTTATCTTCAGGAAGAAAACAGATAAACATGATGAAGAAAGTAAAACAACAACCTTTGGAAATACTGGATCATTCATTTGGGAAAAGGAGGGCAGACTCACATTTGGAGATATTGCCAAGGCAACTGAAGATTTCAGCGAGAAGTATTGCATTGGAAGAGGAGGATTTGGAAGCGTTTACAGAGCTGATTTGCCAGATGGACAGGTTGTTGCAGTTAAAAAGCTCAACATATTTGACTCCACTGCTATTCCACAAACAAATCTCCGCAGTTTCGAGAATGAAATTCGAACACTGACAGAAGTAAGGCATAGGAACATAATTAAACTTTATGGATATTGTTCTCAGAGAGGGTCAATGTACCTGGTGTACGAGTATGTAGAAAGAGGTAGCTTGCAAAAAGTCCTGTACGATGATAGGGAGGTACCAGAACTAGACTGGGCTACAAGAGTGAAAATCATCCAAGGAATATCACATGCACTCGCTTATCTGCATCACGACTGCTCCCCACCTATTGTGCACCGTGACGTGTCGCTGAACAATATCTTACTGGAGTCGGAATTTGAACCACGGCTCTCAGATTTTGGTACAGCAAAACTGCTAACGCCTGATTCATCCAACTGGACCACAGTTGCCGGTTCCTATGGCTACATGGCACCAGGTAACGCAGCCAATCTGTATTTTCAACTTCTATATATTCTATCTTGGTTTATACGACTCcatagaaataaaaaaatatgcttTACTGATAAGTCATTTCTCATGAACATGTTAGAGCTGGCATTTACCATGAAAGTCACAGCGAAATCTGACGTATACAGCTTCGGGGTGGTGGCATTGGAAATACTTATGGGAAAGCATCCAGGAGAACTCATATCCACATCCGCAAATTCAGCATTGCACAACAACTCTGATATGCTTTTGAAGGATTTTCTTGATCAACGCCTTCCACCCCCCACCGGCCAGATAGCAGAGGAAGTGGTGTTTGTGATCACCATTGCATTGGCATGTACGCGAGATAATCCAGAGACACGGCCAAATATGCGTTTTGTTGCGCAAGAGTTAGAAGCTAGTACTCAGGCTTACCTCCCCGAGCCGCTAGGATCCATAAAAATAGGGAAACTTACAAATTTCTCCAAGTAGGAAAGAAACTGTTCAtatttcttaatctttttattacaCATAATTTGCATGTGATTATTCAGGGACGGACTGTACTTTTTTCGAAGAAGTGGAGAATTTTTTTTCCATAatctttaaaaaattaaatataaatagaTAATAGTAGCTTTAGaacattatttttaaaaacaagaaTCGATTCCATATAACCGATAAATGATAATGGGTCGTATATAAGAGAAAAGTTTTGcctataaatttttaaattttataataatataaaattttaaaattaataaatatattatatcttgtccattaaaaaaaatattaagttCTTTCTATAATATTTGAAGTGATTCGactttattaaaattaaatacaaaataatatttgatttgacTCGATTTTTTTATACCAGATTTGAGTTATGTTTCTATGAATATAATATTTtgtcttttatttatttcaagGCAACACAAATATAAATATGGTCAGTGAACATAATAGATATTAGTacaatttattaatattttataaacagAATTCtgcaaaatattatttattaaaatttagatttataattaaattctatataaaaaaagagtattattatagatttatgTTTATTATATTTAGATAATTAAATTCTATAAAGGATAGCTTATCGTTATATATTTATGGTTAGTATATTAAAACTTGATACAAAAAATTATTTaggaatttttatttaaatctatTTTGCAAATTACTCATGCTAATTTAGAACATTATTTTACGAATCAAGGAATTTTTTTGTAGGGTGCTCCTTATATTTATTATAGTGAAGTATAAATAGGGTGATTGATTAAAGAAGTAACAttctcgattttttttaaaaatcattaaccaataactaaaaaatttaatttaaatatttcaatttttgaaGAAATAGGCTTGAAGTTATCGTTCGAATATGAAGATTGTAATTAGCGCATAAAATCAATTTAAACaattaatcataaaataaaattagttcatatcAAT
Coding sequences:
- the LOC140840231 gene encoding uncharacterized protein, which codes for MKTSQKSFIFLLHILLFTLLPLKTESSARTEAEALVTWRRSLSPVSSLNSWSLNNIRNLCKWTGISCNAGGSVSGINLSRANLSGRINELDFGSFPSLANFSVNGNNFNGSIPSSIGNLSKITFLDLSNNLFDGIIPPEVGNLKEIQYISLYNNNLNGKVPYQIGNLQKVRYLDFGSNYLESTDWSRIRGFPFLTHLSFYYNSLTLEFPGFISSCPNLTFLDLSVNNFTGQIPESVFKNLLQLEYLNLSTNSFQGLLSANLTNLSKLKDIRLANNMFSGSIPDTIDLIYGLQTLELFNNSFKGSIPSSLGKLRDLKQLDLRMNGLNSTIPSELGQCANLTYLAFAVNSLTGPLPSSFSNLTKLIQLGLSDNNLSGDILHQFISHWTELTSLQLQNNHFTGEVPPEIDLLTNLNYLFLYNNTFAGSIPQEIGNLQNLMVLDLSGNNFSGAIPITITKLTNLSILNLFFNNFTGTIPPAIGDLKLLQILDLNTNQLSGQLPESISNLSSLEGLSVFDNQFSGIIPQDLGKRSLGLANVSFSSNFFSGELPPGLCSGFALNQFTANNNNFSGPLPECLKNCSSLQRVRLHDNRFSGDISEAFGIHPDLRFISLGRNQFTGQLAPKWGEYEQLTNIQMDHNKISGLIPAELGNLTQLGLLDLGSNELTGKLPAELGSLGQLFSLNLRNNQLNGPIPRTIGRLTRLQFLDLSENTLSGNIPEELGNCENLISLNLSNNFLSGNIPSELGNLVMLQLFLDLSNNSLSGMIPSNLGKLTSLETLNLSRNNLSGRIPSSLTGMFSLRNVNFSYNKLSGPIPSGGIFTKVPATTYIENLGLCGPAEGLSPCDIISSTPKSQNKRRKILIVSIVPVASIIILATIIVGCLIFRKKTDKHDEESKTTTFGNTGSFIWEKEGRLTFGDIAKATEDFSEKYCIGRGGFGSVYRADLPDGQVVAVKKLNIFDSTAIPQTNLRSFENEIRTLTEVRHRNIIKLYGYCSQRGSMYLVYEYVERGSLQKVLYDDREVPELDWATRVKIIQGISHALAYLHHDCSPPIVHRDVSLNNILLESEFEPRLSDFGTAKLLTPDSSNWTTVAGSYGYMAPELAFTMKVTAKSDVYSFGVVALEILMGKHPGELISTSANSALHNNSDMLLKDFLDQRLPPPTGQIAEEVVFVITIALACTRDNPETRPNMRFVAQELEASTQAYLPEPLGSIKIGKLTNFSK